In Populus trichocarpa isolate Nisqually-1 chromosome 12, P.trichocarpa_v4.1, whole genome shotgun sequence, a genomic segment contains:
- the LOC7484902 gene encoding uncharacterized protein LOC7484902 has translation MAFRSMGYWKSIASRLSGTTTYATSTPPKLKSYAPTADQFGHHYHQESKHGKKVRGDFVPVYVAIGMIAVSISLGLYTAKQQVLYAPNVRVRKKTRETIPEVVDPDKVVDEADKFIKKSFFRKVAHVQEFDHYGLEYLPDPARKDAFARKPRAETLKDVGVDPKLQL, from the exons ATGGCTTTTAGATCAATG GGATATTGGAAATCAATAGCTAGTCGCTTAAGTGGAACAACAACCTATGCAACCTCAACCCCGCCAAAACTGAAATCATATGCACCAACAGCTGATCAGTTTGGACATCACTATCATCAAGAAAGCAAGCATGGCAAGAAGGTGAGAGGTGACTTTGTGCCAGTTTATGTGGCAATAGGGATGATAGCTGTATCAATATCACTTGGTCTTTACACTGCCAAGCAACAAGTACTGTATGCACCTAATGTTCGCGTAAGGAAGAAGACTAGAGAGACCATACCTGAAGTGGTTGATCCAGATAAAGTGGTGGATGAAGCTGATAAGTTcataaagaaatcatttttcagGAAAGTAGCACATGTTCAAGAGTTTGATCATTATGGACTTGAGTATTTGCCTGATCCTGCTCGTAAAGATGCTTTTGCACGTAAGCCTCGTGCTGAGACCCTTAAAGATGTAGGGGTCGATCCTAAACTACAGCTTTGA
- the LOC7484903 gene encoding calnexin homolog gives MREAKRITLRLAIVLLLAFVSFNQLFADDDTIFHETFDESFSGRWIVSEKEDYKGVWKREKSEGHDDYGLLVSEPAKKYAIVKELDEPVSLKDGIVLQFETRLQSGLECGGAYLKYLRPQEAGWVPKGFDSESPYSIMFGPDKCGTTNKVHFILKHKNPKSGEYVEHHLKFPPSVPHDKHTHVYTAILKSDNELQILVDGEEKKKANFLTSDDFEPPLVPAKTIPDPDDVKPEDWDERAKIPDPEAAKPEDWDEDAPLEIVDEDAVKPEGWLDDEPEEIDDPEATKPEDWDEEEDGEWEAPKTDNPKCEEAPGCGEWKKPMKRNPAYKGKWHAPLIDNPNYKGIWKPQDIPNPDYFELDQPDFEPIAAVGIEIWTMQDGILFDNILVAKDEKAAASIRDTTWKPKFDAEKEKQKAEEAATGTDGLAGFQKKVFELLYQAAELSFLSKHKDKIIELIEKAEKQPNITIGVLVSVVVVILTLFFRIIFGGKKAKVEKKPEPVAETSNKEGSSSGDEKKEETEAENEAAAPARRRPSRREN, from the exons ATGAGAGAAGCGAAACGTATCACTCTTCGATTGGCGATTGTGTTGTTGTTAGCTTTCGTTTCTTTCAATCAGCTCTTTGCTGACGATGATACG ATCTTTCATGAGACGTTTGACGAGTCGTTCAGTGGAAGATGGATTGTTTCGGAGAAAGAAGActataaag GGGTGTGGAAGCGTGAAAAGAGTGAGGGACATGATGATTATGGACTTCTTGTGAGTGAGCCGGCTAAGAAGTATGCCATTGTGAAGGAACTCGATGAGCCTGTGAGTCTTAAGGATGGAATTGTCCTCCAATTTGAGACTCGCCTTCAGAGTGGGCTTGAATGTGGTGGTGCGTATTTGAAATATCTCCGACCACAGGAGGCTGGGTGGGTGCCCAAGGGGTTTGACAGTGAGTCTCCTTATTCGATTATGTTTGGACCTGACAAATGTGGTACCACAAACAAGGTTCATTTTATCTTGAAGCATAAAAACCCAAAGAGTGGGGAGTATGTTGAGCATCACCTCAAGTTCCCACCTTCCGTTCCACACGACAAGCATACTCATGTGTACACCGCCATCTTGAAATCTGACAATGAGTTGCAAATTCTGGTTGAtggagaggagaagaagaaggcaAACTTCCTCACATCTGATGATTTTGAGCCCCCACTTGTCCCTGCCAAGACAATTCCTGATCCAGATGACGTGAAACCTGAGGATTGGGATGAGAGAGCAAAAATTCCTGATCCTGAGGCAGCGAAGCCAGAGGACTGGGACGAGGATGCACCTCTTGAAATTGTAGATGAGGATGCTGTGAAACCTGAAGGTTGGTTGGATGATGAGCCTGAGGAGATTGATGATCCTGAAGCTACAAAACCAGAAGATTGGGATGAAGAGGAGGATGGTGAATGGGAGGCACCCAAGACTGATAACCCAAAGTGTGAGGAAGCCCCTGGTTGTGGTGAATGGAAGAAACCAATGAAGAGAAATCCAGCATACAAGGGAAAATGGCATGCTCCACTTATTGACAACCCCAACTACAAGGGTATCTGGAAGCCTCAGGATATTCCAAACCCCGACTACTTTGAGCTTGACCAGCCTGACTTTGAGCCCATTGCTGCTGTTGGTATTGAGATCTGGACAATGCAGGATGGCATATTGTTTGACAATATCTTGGTTGCAAAGGATGAGAAGGCTGCAGCTTCAATTAGGGATACAACATGGAAGCCAAAGTTTGATGctgagaaggagaaacagaagGCTGAGGAAGCAGCTACTGGCACTGATGGTCTTGCTGGCTTCCAG AAGAAGGTGTTCGAACTCCTATACCAGGCTGCTGAGCTCTCTTTCCTAAGCAAGCACAAGGACAAAATTATT GAACTCATCGAGAAGGCAGAGAAACAACCGAACATCACAATTGGTGTCCTTGTCTCCGTTGTGGTGGTGATCCTTACTCTTTTCTTCAGGATAATTTTTGGTGGAAAGAAG GCTAAGGTGGAGAAGAAACCTGAGCCAGTTGCGGAGACATCCAACAAGGAAGGAAGCAGCAGCGGCgatgagaagaaagaagagactGAGGCCGAGAATGAAGCTGCTGCTCCTGCTCGCAGGAGGCCATCGAGGCGTGAGAACTGA
- the LOC7484901 gene encoding uncharacterized protein LOC7484901 encodes MAFRSTGYWKWLTSRLRGNAHATSTSPKRQVYAGPAADFGYLDLVEEQLLKAPNVRVKKKLRETIPVVVVPDKVVDEGKKFVEKSFYRKAAHVQEFEIGIQYMPNPICKDVYAHPLKAETLKSVGIEPQQL; translated from the exons ATGGCTTTTAGATCAACT GGTTACTGGAAATGGTTGACAAGTCGGTTAAGAGGAAATGCACATGCAACATCAACCTCGCCAAAAAGGCAGGTGTATGCAGGACCAGCAGCTGATTTTGGCTATCTTGATCTTGTTGAAGAG CAGCTGCTGAAAGCACCAAATGTTCGTGTCAAAAAGAAGTTAAGGGAAACAATTCCTGTAGTGGTGGTACCAGATAAAGTGGTTGACGAGGGCAAGAAATTCGTTGAGAAATCCTTCTACAGGAAGGCAGCTCACGTTCAGGAGTTTGAGATTGGTATTCAGTATATGCCTAATCCCATTTGCAAAGATGTTTACGCTCACCCTCTCAAAGCAGAGACACTAAAATCTGTGGGAATAGAACCTCAGCAGCTTTGA
- the LOC7484900 gene encoding pentatricopeptide repeat-containing protein At5g61800, whose protein sequence is MLISSSSNHITPQNYHSIIIKLIKQCKTISQLHQLHAYTITNTPLSFHSSPSLLTKFLYTLTTKAKSKSSTSLLHYAKSIFNSIQNPSTFCYNTIIRVHTLLSFPIPALHFFTQMRRLSVPLDSHSFPFTLKACAQLGGVFSARCLHCQVLKFGFLSDLYVMNSLIHGYMVSDMSNDAYKVFDESPQRDVVSYNVLIDGFVKAGDVVKARELFDLMPVRDSVSWNTIIAGCAKGDYCEEAIELFDFMMDLEIRPDNVALVSTLSACAQLGELEKGKKIHDYIERNAMKVDTFLSTGLVDFYAKCGCVDIALKIFDSSSDKNLFTWNAMLVGLAMHGYGELLLEYFSRMIEAGVKPDGISILGVLVGCSHSGLVDEARKLFDEMESVYGVPREPKHYGCMADLLGRAGLIKKVMEMIKDMPSGGDMSVWSGLLGGCRIHGDVEIAEKAAKHLMELKPDDGGVYSILANVYANAERWEDVMNIRRSLSSNRVVTKIAGFSLIQLDGVAHEFIAGDSLHSESDKIYLVLNGIREHQSELS, encoded by the coding sequence ATGTtaatcagcagcagcagcaatcaCATAACACCACAAAATTATCACTCAATaatcatcaaattaatcaaacaatGCAAAACAATCTCACAGCTCCACCAACTCCATGCTTACACCATCACAAACACACCCCTTTCTTTCCACTCCTCTCCTTCCCTTTTAACCAAATTCCTCTACACTCTCACCACCAAAGCCAAATCTAAATCCTCCACTTCTCTACTACACTACGCAAAATCTATATTCAATTCTATACAAAACCCATCTACATTTTGTTACAATACTATCATAAGAGTCCACACTCTCCTCTCTTTCCCTATCCCTGCCCTCCATTTCTTTACTCAAATGCGCCGTCTTTCTGTCCCtcttgattctcattctttccCTTTTACCCTCAAAGCCTGCGCGCAGCTTGGCGGGGTTTTTTCAGCGCGTTGTCTTCATTGTCAAGTTCTGAAATTTGGGTTCTTGTCGGATTTGTATGTTATGAATTCTCTTATTCATGGGTATATGGTTTCTGATATGTCAAATGATGCTTACAAGGTATTCGATGAAAGTCCTCAACGAGATGTGGTTTCTTATAATGTGTTGATTGATGGGTTCGTTAAGGCTGGTGATGTTGTGAAAGCTAGGGAGTTGTTTGATTTAATGCCTGTGAGGGATTCTGTTTCTTGGAATACGATTATAGCTGGGTGTGCAAAAGGAGATTATTGTGAGGAGGCTATtgaattgtttgattttatgatgGATTTAGAGATTAGGCCTGATAATGTTGCATTGGTCTCAACGCTTTCTGCTTGTGCACAGCTAGGAGAActtgaaaagggaaagaaaattcATGATTATATTGAAAGGAATGCGATGAAAGTGGATACCTTTTTGTCAACTGGGTTGGTTGATTTCTATGCAAAATGCGGGTGCGTTGACATTGCTTTAAAGATATTTGACTCGAGTTCAGACAAAAATCTGTTTACTTGGAATGCAATGCTTGTTGGCCTTGCAATGCATGGGTATGGTGAGTTATTGTTGGAGTACTTCTCGCGAATGATAGAGGCTGGGGTAAAACCAGATGGGATTAGCATTTTAGGAGTTTTGGTAGGGTGCAGTCATAGTGGTCTCGTAGATGAAGCAAGGAAGCTTTTTGATGAGATGGAATCTGTTTATGGAGTCCCTCGAGAGCCAAAGCATTACGGGTGTATGGCTGATTTGCTTGGGCGGGCTGGGTTGATTAAAAAAGTGATGGAAATGATAAAGGATATGCCCAGCGGAGGTGATATGTCTGTGTGGAGTGGTTTGCTGGGAGGATGTCGAATTCACGGGGATGTTGAGATTGCAGAGAAAGCAGCGAAGCACTTGATGGAGTTGAAACCCGATGATGGTGGGGTTTATTCAATTTTGGCTAATGTTTATGCTAATGCAGAACGATGGGAAGATGTAATGAATATCAGGAGATCATTGAGCAGTAATAGGGTGGTAACGAAGATTGCTGGTTTTAGCTTGATTCAATTGGATGGGGTTGCACATGAGTTTATCGCAGGGGATAGCTTGCATTCTGAAAGTGATAAGatatatttggttttaaatGGAATAAGAGAACATCAAAGTGAACTGAGCTAG
- the LOC7484899 gene encoding calcium-dependent mitochondrial ATP-magnesium/phosphate carrier protein 2 produces the protein MGRNPNRNPNQTDCCNPVKKPGPVSIDHVLLALRETKEERDVRIRSLFSFFDAANLGYLDCAQIEAGLSGLQIPAGYKYAKELLEVCDANRDGRVDYQEFRRYMDDKEMELYRIFQAIDVEHNGCILPEELWDALVKAGIEIDEEELARFVEHVDKDNNGIITFEEWRDFLLLYPHEATIENIYHHWERVCHVDIGEQAVIPEGISKHVHRSKYFIAGGIAGAASRSATAPLDRLKVVLQVQTTRACMVPAINKIWKEEGFLGFFRGNGLNVLKVAPESAIKFYAYEMLKNAIGEVKGGDKVDIGPGGRLLAGGMAGAVAQTAIYPLDLVKTRLQTYVCEGGKAPHLGALTKDIWIQEGPRAFYKGLVPSLLGIIPYAGIDLAAYETLKDMSKTYILHDSEPGPLVQLCCGTISGSVGATCVYPLQVIRTRMQAQPPSNAAPYKGISDVFWRTFQNEGYSGFYKGIFPNLLKVVPAVSITYMVYEAMKKSLELD, from the exons ATGGGAAGAAACCCGAATCGGAACCCAAATCAAACCGATTGTTGCAACCCGGTTAAAAAACCAGGCCCAGTATCCATAGATCATGTGCTACTGGCATTGAGAGAAACGAAAGAAGAGAGGGATGTTAGGATTAGAAGtttattcagtttttttgaTGCAGCTAATTTGGGTTATTTAGATTGTGCGCAGATTGAAGCCGGCTTGTCGGGGCTCCAAATTCCTGCCGGGTATAAATATGCCAAAGAGTTGTTGGAAGTTTGTGATGCAAATCGTGATGGACGGGTTGATTACCAGGAGTTTAGGAGGTATATGGATGATAAAGAAATGGAGTTGTATAGGATCTTTCAAGCTATTGATGTTGAACATAATGGCTGCATTTTGCCTGAGGAGTTATGGGATGCTCTTGTTAAGGCtg GGATTGAAATTGATGAGGAGGAGCTTGCCCGTTTTGTAGAGCATGTTGATAAGGATAATAATGGAATTATAACTTTCGAAGAATGGAGAGATTTTCTTTTACTCTATCCTCATGAAGCTACTATTGAAAACATCTACCATCACTGGGAAAGGGTATGCCATGTCGATATTGGAGAGCAAGCTGTTATTCCAGAAGGAATCAGCAAGCATGTTCATAggagtaaatattttattgcaggGGGTATAGCTGGAGCCGCTTCTCGTAGTGCAACTGCTCCTCTTGATCGCCTGAAGGTTGTCCTGCAAGTTCAGACTACCCGTGCTTGTATGGTGCCTGCTATTAACAAGATATGGAAGGAAGAAggtttcttgggttttttccGTGGTAATGGGTTAAATGTTTTAAAGGTAGCACCTGAAAGTGCCATCAAGTTTTATGCTTATGAAATGTTAAAGAATGCAATTGGAGAAGTTAAGGGGGGAGACAAGGTTGATATAGGTCCTGGTGGGAGACTTTTAGCTGGTGGTATGGCAGGTGCAGTTGCACAGACTGCTATCTATCCTTTGGATCTTGTGAAAACTCGTTTACAAACTTATGTTTGTGAAGGTGGAAAAGCGCCACATTTGGGAGCACTGACAAAGGATATATGGATTCAGGAGGGACCTCGAGCATTTTATAAAGGTCTCGTGCCGTCTCTTCTTGGCATTATCCCATATGCTGGCATTGACCTTGCTGCCTATGAGACTTTGAAAGATATGTCGAAGACATATATACTGCATGACAGTG AACCTGGTCCCCTTGTTCAATTGTGCTGCGGAACAATCTCAGGTTCCGTGGGAGCAACATGTGTTTACCCCTTGCAGGTTATTAGAACCAG AATGCAAGCTCAACCTCCTAGCAATGCTGCTCCTTACAAAGGGATTTCCGATGTATTTTGGAGGACATTTCAGAATGAAGGTTATAGTGGGTTTTACAAAGGAATTTTTCCAAATCTTCTGAAGGTTGTGCCAGCAGTAAGCATAACGTATATGGTTTATGAGGCTATGAAAAAGAGCCTAGAGCTTGATTAG